The following DNA comes from Microbacterium foliorum.
CGCACCTTCCAGACCCGCTGACATCGAGCACGATGCCTGTCGTCAGCGCTGAGGCAGTCGTGCCGGTAGACCTGGCGATCGCCTTCGCGGTGTCTCAGACGACGGGAGCGGTGCGCCGACGCTGGGACCGCTTCATCAGCGAGCAGCATCTCATGGACGACGCGGATGCCCCTGCGAAGGGCGTGCGCACCTTCACCCGGCAGCGGTTCGGTCTCTCGATGGTCAGCCGCTACGTGTCGTACGCCCCGCCCACGAACGTGGGCATGGTGATGGAGCGCGGGCCCTGGTTCGTCCGCGGATGCTCGGATCCGCAGGCTCTGGCGGCGGTGAGGCGCTGACCACGGCGCTCTCCGTACTCTCGAGCTTCAATACGGGGCGCAGAAAAGCGGGTGCGTCGATGCCTGAGCATCGGCGCACCCGCCTCTATGACAGCTGGGGTCAGCGGCCCTGCGAGCTCCAGCCGCGGCCGCCCTGGCTGCGAGACTGACCGCCCTGGCGGGATCCGCCCTGACGTGAACCGGCCTGCGCTGCCGGTGCACCCTGGCCGCCCTGGCCCGAGCGGGGACGACGGCTGCGACGCGACGGCGGGTTGGCTGCCGAGTTGCGCTCACCGCCCGCCGGGCGCTGCTTGGGTGCCTGGCGCTGCTGCTGCTGCTGGATGGGAGCAGGACGCACGTGTGCGGCGCGCTCGGGAACCAGCTCGCTGACGGCGGCCGTGGTGACGGGCTCGAGAGCGGCGCTGATCGCTGCCTTGCGCAGCAGGTCCTTCACATCGCGGCGCTGCTCGGGGAGCACCACCGTGACGACCGTTCCTGCGGCCCCGGCGCGAGCAGTGCGACCAGAGCGGTGCAGGTACGCCTTGTGCTCCATCGGCGGGTCGACGTGGACGACGAGATCGACGTTGTCGACGTGCACACCGCGTGCGGCGACGTCGGTGGCGACGAGGACGCGGACACCGCCGTCTTCGGGGGCTGCCGAGAAGGCTCCGAGGTTGCGCTCACGCGCATTCTGCGACAGGTTGCCGTGGAGGTCGACGGCCGGGATGCCGGCCGCGGTGAGCTGCTTCGCGAGCTTCTTGGCCTGGTGCTTCGTGCGGGTGAAGAGGATGCGCCGGCCGGTGCCGGACGCGAGCTCGCGCACGAGCTCGGTCTTGTTGTCGGTCGAGTCGACGACCAGCACGCGGTGGGTCATCTCTCCGACGGGGACGCTCTCTTCGTCCACCTCGTGGCTGACGGCGTTCGAGAGGAAGCGGCGGGCGAGCGTGTCGATGCCGCGGTCGAGGGTCGCGCTGAAGAGCAGACGCTGGCCTCCGGCCGGCGTGGCGGTGAGGATGCGGGTGACGCCCGGGAGGAACCCGAGGTCGGCCATGTGATCGGCCTCGTCGAGGACAGTGACCTCGACGGCGTCGAGCTGCACGACCCGCTGCTTCATCAGGTCTTCCAGGCGGCCGGGGCACGCGACGACGATGTCGACGCCGTTGCGCATCGCCTGCTCCTGCGGGCGCTGGCTGACGCCGCCGAAGACGGTCGTGACGCGCAGGCCCTTGGCCTCGGCGAGCGGTGCGATGGTCGCTGCGATCTGGGTGGCGAGCTCCCTGGTCGGGGCGAGCACGAGACCACGCGGGTGGCCGGGGCGGCTGCTGCGCGAAGACGCGGAAAGGCGGGCGACGAGAGGAAGGGCGAACGCGATCGTCTTGCCGCTGCCGGTGCGGCCGCGGCCGAGGAGGTCACGACCGGCGAGGGAGTCGGGAAGCGTGTCGCGCTGAATCGCGAACGCCTCGGTCTTGCCGTCCTTGGTGAGGACGGCGGCGAGGTCGGCGGGCACGCCGAGATCGAGGAAGGAAGTCATAGGGGTGTGTCTCCGTGAAAATGCACGCACGTACCAACGGGCCGGGTGCGGAAGGGTGGGCGACGGCGCGGGATCGCGCATCGTTTCGCCGTTCGAAATGGCCAGAACCAGGCAAGTGGCGCGGGAGCGTGTCGACGACGCAGACGTCTCGCACTGCGAGGATCGTCGATTCGACACTATCACGCGTCAGGGGGAGAAGCCTGGGACGCGCTCTCGCTCAGCGCGTCGCTCAGGCGTGCAGCGCCTCGTTGAGCGTGACGCCGACACCCGCGCGCCGCACGGCCTCGACTGCTCCGCTCAGCGAGTTGCGGCGGAACAGCAGCCCATCCTGACCCGACAGCTCGGCACCCTTGACCGTCTTCCTGCCGCCGTCGGGAGTCGACGGGCCGTCGAGGAGCACGATTTTGGTGCCCGCCGTCACGTAGAGCCCGGCTTCCACGATGCAGTCGTCGCCGAGCGAGATGCCGATGCCCGCGTTGGCGCCCAACAGTGTGCGGGCTCCGATGGAGACCCGGTGCGAGCCGCCGCCCGAGAGCGTGCCCATGATCGACGAGCCACCGCCGATGTCACTGCCGTCGCCGACCACGACTCCCTGAGAGATGCGTCCTTCGACCATCGACGCACCCAACGTGCCCGCGTTGAAGTTCACGAAGCCCTCGTGCATCACGGTCGTGCCGGGGGAGAGGTGAGCGCCGAGGCGGACGCGCGAGGCGTCAGCGATGCGCACGCCCGCCGGCTGCACGTAGTCGGTGAGCCGGGGGAACTTGTCGAGCCCCTGCACCTGGATCCCTGCCCGCTGGAGCAGCGGGCGAAGTCGCGCGGCGTCATCGGGGTGCACGGGGCCGGCGTTTGTCCAGGCCACGTTCGGCAGGTGGGCGAAGATGCCGTCGAGGTTGAGCTCGTTCGGTCGCACGACCAGGTGGGAGAGCGCGTGCAGTCGCAGGTACGCGTCCACGGTCGATGCGGGCGCGGCATCCAGATCGATGTGCAGCTGCACGGTCTCGACGGTGACGTTGCGGCGCTCATCTGGACCGGTCAGAGCGCCGAGGGCGACGAGTGCGGCCGCGGCGTCTTCGGTCGACGGGGCTTCGGTGAGCACCTCGGGGAACCACGCGTCGAGAACTGTGCCGTCGCCGGCGATCGTCGAAAGTCCGGTACCCCACACGGTGCGCGCCTCAGTCATGCCTCCACGGTATCGCGAGCGGGGGTGGACGATCGCACAGATGTCGGGGTAAGTAGGCTGGGTGCATGATGCTCGATCTGACAGCGTCCTCTGTCGACCTGACCCGTGCGATCTGCGACATCCCGAGTGTCTCGGGTGACGAGACGACGCTCGCGGATGCCATCGAGGAGGCGATCTCTGCCTACTCGCATCTCGAGGTGATCCGCCACGGCAACACGATCGTCGCCCGCACGAACCTCGGACGAGCCCAGCGGGTGGCGATCGCAGGACATATCGACACCGTGCCGATCAACGGCAACGTGCCGACGAAGGACCTCGAGATCGACGGTGTCGCCTACCTCTGGGGCCGAGGGACCGTCGACATGAAGAGCGGCACCGCGGTGCAGCTCAAACTCGCCGCCGAGCTCACCGAGCCCTCGGTCGACATCACCTGGATGTGGTACGACAACGAGGAGGTCGAGGCGTCGAAGAACGGACTCGCGCTTCTCGCCGCGGTGCGGCCGGATCTCTTCCGGGCCGATTTCGCGATCCTCGGTGAGCCGTCGAACGGTGAGGTCGAGGGCGGATGCAACGGCACGATGCGTGCGATCGTGCGCACCACCGGCGTCCGCGCGCACGCCGCCCGTGCCTGGATCGGTGAGAACGCCATCCATAGGGCCGCTCCGATCCTCGCGCGTCTGGCCGAGTACCGTGCGAAAGAGATCGCGGTCGACGGACTGCTCTATCGCGAGAGCATGAGCGCCGTCCGGATCACAGGAGGGGTCGCGGGCAACGTGATACCCGACGCGTGCGAGGTCGAAGTGAACTACCGGTTCGCTCCGAGCAAGTCTGCGGCGGATGCGGAAGCGCACATCCGCAACCTCCTGGCCGGCTTCGACGTCGAGATCACCGACGCCGCCGAAGGCGCCCGGCCCGGTCTCGATGCGCCGATCGCCCGGGAGTTCGTGGCTGCCGTCGGCGCCGAGCCGCGCCCCAAGTACGGGTGGACCGACGTCGCACGCTTCTCGGCTCTCGGCATCCCCGCCGTGAACTACGGACCGGGAGACCCGCACCTCGCGCACCATGACGAGGAGCGCGTTCCGCTCGCGCAGATCGACGCCGTCGAGCGAGGACTGCGCGCATGGCTCAGTTCGCGCTGACCGCGACCCGCCGGTGGGCGGGGGCGCCGCTGGCGCTGCGGATCGCCGTGATCTACCTCGCTGCCCGCGTCGTGACGACAGCGATGATGATCGCGGCGGCGACGCAGTCGACGTCGCTGTCGAGGTTCGGTGCAGAGCCGGGGCTCGCCGACTTCATCGTCGGGTGGGATGCGCAGTGGTACTGGCTCGTCGCCGAAGAGGGGTATCCCTCTTCGCTCCCCCTCACGGAATCCGGTGAGGTCGCAGAGAACGCCTGGGCGTTCATGCCGGTGTTCGCCTTCGCTGCCAAGGCGGTCGGGTTCGTGTTCGGCTCGTGGGGGATGGGCGCTTTCCTGCTGTCGTTCGTGGCCGGTTACTTCGCCTGTCTCGCGCTGCACCGACTGCTGCGCGATCGCATCGGCGCGCGGGCGACGATGTGGTCGGTGGTGTTCTTCGCCTCTGGTCCGATCGCGGCGATGTTCCAGGTCGGGTATGCCGAGACGCTGTTCCTCCTCTTGCTCTTCCTGGCGCTCGACGCCACAGTGCGCAGGAACTACGTCTGGCTCTATCTGCTCATCCCCGTGATGGCTTTCACGAGACCGGGGATCCTCGCATTCGCGCTCTACCTCGGTCTGCACGGCATCCTTCGCTGGTGGCGCCGCAGAGACGACCCGCTCGCCCCGCGGGAGATCGTGCACATCGTGGCGCTCGGCGTCCTCGCCACGATCACCGGCTTCTCGTGGCAGGTGATCGCAGGATTCGTCACCGGAGACCCCGGCGCGTACCTCGCGACCGAGCTCGCCTGGCGCAGGAACTGGCTCGTCGGCGGCGTCGAGGGTTTCGTGCCGTTCGAAGGCTGGATCCAGGCGTCCCAGTTCTGGTTCGCCCAGTGGGGGCTTCCCGGAGCGTGGGGCCCGGTCGCCCTGGCGCTTCTCGTCGTGGCTGCGGGTGCTGCTCTGCTCTACCTGCCCCAGTTGCGTGCGCTCGGTCCCGATCTCAGGCTCTGGAGCGCGAGCTACCTCCTCTACCTGCTCGCCGTCTTCTTCCCCCAGTCGAGCACTTTCCGGCTGCTGCTGCCGTTGAGTCCTGCCTGGGGAGCGCTCGCCGTGCCGCGCTCACGCGCGTGGCGGCTCGGGGTTCTGGCGGTCTGCCTGCTGGGTCAGTGGCTCTGGATCTATCACATATACGCCCTGGGGAACACGTTCTGGCAGGTGCCGTGAATGTTAAGGCTTGATGCATTTCTTCATAGGGGACATCCAGGTTCCGGTAACACCCGATAAACTGATCGCATACCACCGGAGGAAAAGGAGCCCACGATGGCAGCGATGAAGCCGAGGACCGGAGACGGACCCATGGAGGCCGTAAAAGAAGGACGACTCATCATCGTGCGCGTCCCGCTCGAAGGAGGCGGCCGTCTGGTCGTCTCCGTGAACGACGCAGAGGCGAAGGAACTCCACGACGTGCTTTCAGCCGTCGTGAAGCCCGCCTGAGAGAACTCGAATTCGCGCACGCGGATTCACGAAGAGGGCGACGGATCATCGATCCGTCGCCCTCTTCCGTCTGTACGGGGTGTCGGCGGCTCAGGCCTCGCCGACGCTGATCAGCTGCAGCAGGCCTTCGCCGGAGGTCGAGACGGTCGCGAGCACCGCTGACGACTCCTGGGTCTCCTGCACGAGCGAGCGATAGGCCGAGGTCACCTCGTCGCGCTGCACCGGATCGGCCACGCGTCCGCCACCGAGAATCCGGGGGACCAGGACCATTCCGCCCGTGCGCACCAACCGCAGACCGTGCTCGACGTAGTCGATGACGTTCTCGGGGTCTGCATCGACGAGCACGATGTCATACGATGCTTCGTTCATGCGCGGCAGCACGTCGGCCGCGCGACCCGTGATGAACCGAGCCTTCGTCGCGGGGACCCGAGCGTCGGAAAACGCCTGACGAGCCGCGGCCAGATGCTCGGGCTCGTTGTCGATCGAGGTGAGTACGGCCTGCGGCGCCCCTCGCAGCAGCCAGAGTCCTGAGACGCCGGCTCCGGTGCCGATCTCGACGATCGACCTGGCGCCGGTCGCGGCGGCCAGCACAGCGATCTGCGAGCCGACGGCCGCGCTGATCGGCGACGCGCCGAGTTCGATGGCGTGCGCACGCGCGCGGGCGATCGGCGAAGGGTCCACGATCGACTCGCGGATGAAACGTGCGTTCGCATCGTTCTCGCTCATTGACTGATTCTCCCGACTGAGATATGTGTTCTCCCAGCGTATGCGCTCGGTGCGCGGCACAACGGCAGGCGCGGCGGTAGCCTGGACACATGCAGTTCGGGATCACCTTCGAGAAGCTGCTGCTCATCGGTCTGATCGCTGCGCTGCTCATCGGACCGGAGCGGCTGCCCCGCTACGCCGAGAGCGTCGCGAAGCTCGCTCGGCGTGCCGGCGAGTTCCTCCGCGACACCAAATCGCGCGTCCGCGACGAGATGGGCCCCGACATCGACGACGTCGACTGGCGCAAGCTCGATCCTCGGCAGTACGACCCCAGACGCATCATCCGCGACGCGCTGTTCGAAGACGATGCGTCGCCCGGGCCCGCCAGGGCGGACGCGGTCGTCGCCGAGCCGACGGTGAAGCCCGTGCGGACCCCGAGGGTGCGACCGGAGTTCTCCGTCGCGAGTCCGCCGCCGTTCGATCCCGAAGCCACCTGAGGCGGAAGAACGACCCGATTCGGCTGCGGGGCTGAGACCGGATGACATTCGGCCCCTGATCGCGGTCAGCCGATTCTGGACCGCAGCGTCACGATGTCGTCGTCGGACAACAGGGCACGCGGGACCGCCGTGATCGCAGACGCGCCTCGGAGCTTGAAGAGCACGGCATACCTCCCGGCACGAACGCTCTGGAAGGTGCTGTACGAGATGTCCGATGATCGGCTGCCGGCGCCGACGTGCAGAGCGGTGTCATCGAGCCGAACCCACACGGCGCTGCCGGGAGGGGTGGCGGCCCGGACGGCGCGTCTGGCGCCGGCGACCGTCATGACGACCGCGTAGAGCATGAGGGCGATGCTCGCGACGGGCAGCAGACCGGCGAGCCCCTGGGCGCCGCCCGCGGCGGCGAGATTGACGATGCTGACGACGAACGCCGCGACGAGGGCGATCCACATCACGATCGCGACGGGGCGGGTGAGGGCGTAGATCGCCGCGTCGCGTGCCATGCCCCGCAGCAGCTGTCCGTCGACGGTGAGAGCCACGATCGTGCTAGCCCAGGGTCATTGGGAGCGAACGACCAGCGAGGCCGCGCCCCTGAGTCGCGAGGGAAGCCGCGAGGTCGCGGATCGCGACGGCGGCTGCGTCCTCTGGGGCGCTGAGTACCACGGGCACCCCTTCATCGCCTCCCGTGCGCAGCGCTGGGCTGAGGGGGATCGATGCGAGCAGCGGCACGGACTGCGTCTCCGACAGCGCGTCGGCCACGGCTGCGCCGCCCCCGGAACCGAACAGATCGACGACCGTGCCGTCCGGAAGGGTGAGGGCGCCCATGTTCTCGACCACGCCGATCACTCGTTGCCCGGTCTGGCGGGCGACCAGCCCGCTGCGGATCGCCACGTCGGATGCTGCCGCCTGCGGCGTCGTGACGACCAGCACCTCGGCGTGGGGCAGCAGCTGCCCGATCGAGATGGCGATGTCGCCGGTGCCGGGAGGCATGTCGATCAGCAGGATGTCGAGATCGCCGA
Coding sequences within:
- a CDS encoding DEAD/DEAH box helicase; amino-acid sequence: MTSFLDLGVPADLAAVLTKDGKTEAFAIQRDTLPDSLAGRDLLGRGRTGSGKTIAFALPLVARLSASSRSSRPGHPRGLVLAPTRELATQIAATIAPLAEAKGLRVTTVFGGVSQRPQEQAMRNGVDIVVACPGRLEDLMKQRVVQLDAVEVTVLDEADHMADLGFLPGVTRILTATPAGGQRLLFSATLDRGIDTLARRFLSNAVSHEVDEESVPVGEMTHRVLVVDSTDNKTELVRELASGTGRRILFTRTKHQAKKLAKQLTAAGIPAVDLHGNLSQNARERNLGAFSAAPEDGGVRVLVATDVAARGVHVDNVDLVVHVDPPMEHKAYLHRSGRTARAGAAGTVVTVVLPEQRRDVKDLLRKAAISAALEPVTTAAVSELVPERAAHVRPAPIQQQQQRQAPKQRPAGGERNSAANPPSRRSRRPRSGQGGQGAPAAQAGSRQGGSRQGGQSRSQGGRGWSSQGR
- the dapD gene encoding 2,3,4,5-tetrahydropyridine-2,6-dicarboxylate N-succinyltransferase, which gives rise to MTEARTVWGTGLSTIAGDGTVLDAWFPEVLTEAPSTEDAAAALVALGALTGPDERRNVTVETVQLHIDLDAAPASTVDAYLRLHALSHLVVRPNELNLDGIFAHLPNVAWTNAGPVHPDDAARLRPLLQRAGIQVQGLDKFPRLTDYVQPAGVRIADASRVRLGAHLSPGTTVMHEGFVNFNAGTLGASMVEGRISQGVVVGDGSDIGGGSSIMGTLSGGGSHRVSIGARTLLGANAGIGISLGDDCIVEAGLYVTAGTKIVLLDGPSTPDGGRKTVKGAELSGQDGLLFRRNSLSGAVEAVRRAGVGVTLNEALHA
- the dapE gene encoding succinyl-diaminopimelate desuccinylase, whose protein sequence is MMLDLTASSVDLTRAICDIPSVSGDETTLADAIEEAISAYSHLEVIRHGNTIVARTNLGRAQRVAIAGHIDTVPINGNVPTKDLEIDGVAYLWGRGTVDMKSGTAVQLKLAAELTEPSVDITWMWYDNEEVEASKNGLALLAAVRPDLFRADFAILGEPSNGEVEGGCNGTMRAIVRTTGVRAHAARAWIGENAIHRAAPILARLAEYRAKEIAVDGLLYRESMSAVRITGGVAGNVIPDACEVEVNYRFAPSKSAADAEAHIRNLLAGFDVEITDAAEGARPGLDAPIAREFVAAVGAEPRPKYGWTDVARFSALGIPAVNYGPGDPHLAHHDEERVPLAQIDAVERGLRAWLSSR
- a CDS encoding DUF3117 domain-containing protein; protein product: MAAMKPRTGDGPMEAVKEGRLIIVRVPLEGGGRLVVSVNDAEAKELHDVLSAVVKPA
- a CDS encoding O-methyltransferase, which produces MSENDANARFIRESIVDPSPIARARAHAIELGASPISAAVGSQIAVLAAATGARSIVEIGTGAGVSGLWLLRGAPQAVLTSIDNEPEHLAAARQAFSDARVPATKARFITGRAADVLPRMNEASYDIVLVDADPENVIDYVEHGLRLVRTGGMVLVPRILGGGRVADPVQRDEVTSAYRSLVQETQESSAVLATVSTSGEGLLQLISVGEA
- a CDS encoding Sec-independent protein translocase TatB; amino-acid sequence: MQFGITFEKLLLIGLIAALLIGPERLPRYAESVAKLARRAGEFLRDTKSRVRDEMGPDIDDVDWRKLDPRQYDPRRIIRDALFEDDASPGPARADAVVAEPTVKPVRTPRVRPEFSVASPPPFDPEAT
- a CDS encoding YcxB family protein, with translation MALTVDGQLLRGMARDAAIYALTRPVAIVMWIALVAAFVVSIVNLAAAGGAQGLAGLLPVASIALMLYAVVMTVAGARRAVRAATPPGSAVWVRLDDTALHVGAGSRSSDISYSTFQSVRAGRYAVLFKLRGASAITAVPRALLSDDDIVTLRSRIG